One Frankia alni ACN14a DNA window includes the following coding sequences:
- a CDS encoding DUF5319 domain-containing protein: MVDVSDEPVDPFAGDPEDPAAELARLDSVDDLDLLEPLSLHEREEVLAELGDLDVFRTLLEPRGYRGLVVDCEGCAEPHYFDWELLAGNLRNLLNEGRTRVHEPAFSPDPSCYVSWEYARGFADGVYEASAASEADSR, encoded by the coding sequence GTGGTCGACGTGAGCGACGAGCCTGTCGACCCCTTCGCGGGTGACCCCGAGGATCCGGCCGCCGAGCTCGCGCGCCTCGACTCCGTCGACGACCTCGACCTGCTCGAACCGCTGTCCTTGCACGAGCGGGAGGAGGTCCTCGCCGAGCTGGGAGACCTCGACGTCTTCCGCACGCTGCTCGAGCCGCGCGGCTACCGCGGCCTCGTCGTCGACTGCGAGGGCTGCGCCGAGCCCCACTACTTCGACTGGGAGCTGCTGGCTGGCAATCTGCGCAACCTCCTCAACGAGGGGCGGACGCGCGTCCACGAGCCGGCCTTCTCTCCCGACCCGTCGTGCTACGTGAGCTGGGAATATGCCCGCGGCTTCGCCGACGGCGTGTACGAGGCCTCAGCCGCCTCGGAGGCCGACTCCCGCTGA
- the guaB gene encoding IMP dehydrogenase yields MNAPVATDHSPSAPRTSARAASAGGSVDSQVDLLGADAPVPPKLAMLGLTFDDVLLLPAASDLVPAEADTTTRLSRSISLAVPLVSSAMDTVTEARMAIAMARQGGVGVLHRNLSIEDQAQQVDMVKRSESGMITAPVTCGPEATLEDANVLMARYRISGVPVTEPDGRLVGIVTNRDIRFERDYSRRVQDVMTRMPLITAPVGVSPEDALELLRRHKIEKLPIVDDQGRLCGLITVKDFTKREQYPHATKDADGRLMVGAAIGVGEDAYKRAQVLVAAGVDFLIVDTAHGHQRAVPDMVRRIKTDIPTGVDGRPLDVIGGNVATGAGAAALIAAGADAIKVGVGPGSICTTRVVSGVGVPQVTAIYEASRVAREHGVPVIGDGGLQYSGDIAKAIAVGADTVMLGSLLAGVDESPGELIFINGKQYKAYRGMGSLAAMRSRGGARSYSKDRYFQDDALSDDKLVPEGVEGQVPYRGPLAAVAHQLVGGLRAAMGYTGSPTIRRLQDDAQLIRITSAGLTESHPHDIQMTVEAPNYNSSR; encoded by the coding sequence ATGAACGCTCCCGTCGCCACCGATCACTCCCCGTCGGCTCCCCGCACGTCGGCTCGCGCGGCGTCGGCGGGTGGCTCCGTCGACTCCCAGGTGGACCTGTTGGGAGCCGACGCACCGGTGCCGCCAAAGCTGGCAATGCTGGGCCTGACCTTCGACGACGTCCTGCTGCTGCCGGCGGCCTCCGATCTCGTGCCCGCCGAGGCCGACACCACGACCCGGTTGTCGAGGTCCATCTCCCTCGCCGTGCCCCTGGTGTCCTCCGCCATGGACACGGTGACCGAGGCGCGGATGGCGATCGCGATGGCGCGCCAGGGCGGCGTCGGGGTGCTGCACCGCAACCTCTCGATCGAGGACCAGGCGCAGCAGGTCGACATGGTGAAGCGGTCCGAGTCCGGGATGATCACCGCGCCGGTGACCTGCGGGCCGGAGGCCACCCTCGAGGACGCGAACGTGCTCATGGCGCGTTACCGCATCTCGGGTGTTCCGGTCACCGAGCCGGACGGCCGGCTGGTCGGGATCGTGACCAACCGCGACATCCGCTTCGAGCGGGACTACTCCCGCCGGGTGCAGGACGTCATGACGCGAATGCCGCTGATCACCGCGCCGGTCGGCGTGTCGCCCGAGGACGCACTGGAGCTGCTGCGCCGGCACAAGATCGAGAAGTTGCCGATCGTCGACGATCAGGGTCGGCTGTGCGGGTTGATCACGGTCAAGGACTTCACCAAGCGTGAGCAGTACCCGCATGCCACCAAGGACGCCGACGGCCGGCTGATGGTCGGTGCCGCGATCGGGGTGGGCGAGGACGCCTACAAGCGGGCGCAGGTCCTCGTCGCGGCGGGCGTCGACTTCCTCATCGTGGACACCGCCCACGGCCACCAGCGGGCCGTGCCGGACATGGTCCGCCGCATCAAGACCGACATCCCGACCGGGGTCGACGGTCGGCCCCTGGACGTCATCGGCGGCAACGTCGCGACTGGCGCGGGCGCCGCGGCCCTCATCGCCGCGGGCGCGGACGCGATCAAGGTCGGCGTGGGTCCCGGCTCGATCTGCACCACCCGGGTGGTCTCCGGGGTCGGCGTCCCGCAGGTGACGGCGATCTACGAGGCGTCCCGGGTCGCCCGGGAACACGGGGTGCCGGTGATCGGGGACGGCGGCCTGCAGTACTCCGGCGACATCGCGAAGGCCATCGCGGTCGGGGCGGACACCGTCATGCTGGGCAGCCTGCTCGCCGGCGTCGACGAGAGCCCGGGCGAGCTGATCTTCATCAACGGCAAGCAGTACAAGGCCTACCGCGGCATGGGGTCGCTCGCGGCGATGCGCAGCCGGGGCGGGGCCCGGTCCTACTCGAAGGACCGCTACTTCCAGGACGACGCGCTCTCCGACGACAAGCTCGTCCCGGAGGGCGTCGAGGGGCAGGTGCCCTACCGTGGCCCGCTCGCGGCCGTGGCGCACCAGCTCGTCGGCGGGCTGCGGGCCGCGATGGGGTACACCGGCTCGCCGACCATCCGGCGGCTGCAGGATGATGCGCAGCTGATCCGGATCACTTCCGCGGGCCTGACCGAGAGCCACCCGCACGACATCCAGATGACCGTCGAGGCGCCGAACTACAACTCCTCGCGCTGA
- a CDS encoding GuaB3 family IMP dehydrogenase-related protein codes for MAEVEIGIGKNARVAYGLDAVGIVPSRRTRDPQDVSLAWEIDAYRFDLPLVAAAADAVTSPASAIALGRLGGLGVLHVEGLWTRYEQPEDHIGELTEIGAKEGQQAATERLRALYESPVLPELIARRLGELRDAGVVVAAALRPQKVRALSQHVLAAGVDLLVIHGTAVSAEHQSRRSEPLNLKRFIGELDVPVLVGGCASFSTALHLMRTGAAGVIVGVGSGLGDRTHDVLGVGVPLATAIADAAGARMRYLDESGGRYVHVVAHGDLQTGGDLAKAIACGADAVMVDAALAAAEDAPGQGGMWPMDVLHSDLPRGRWAPAPPTGTLAQIVTGPGAATGTGLLNLAGGLRTAMATTGYATLKEFQKAEIMVTAGS; via the coding sequence GTGGCAGAGGTCGAGATCGGTATCGGCAAGAACGCGCGGGTCGCGTACGGTCTCGACGCCGTCGGCATCGTCCCGTCGCGTCGGACCCGCGATCCGCAGGACGTCTCGCTGGCCTGGGAGATCGACGCCTACCGCTTCGACCTGCCGCTGGTGGCGGCCGCCGCCGACGCCGTCACCTCGCCGGCGTCGGCGATCGCGCTCGGCCGGCTCGGCGGGCTCGGCGTCCTGCACGTCGAGGGGCTGTGGACCCGGTACGAGCAGCCCGAGGACCACATCGGCGAGCTCACCGAGATCGGCGCCAAGGAGGGACAGCAGGCGGCGACCGAACGGCTGCGCGCGCTGTACGAGTCGCCGGTGCTGCCGGAGCTCATCGCTCGCCGTCTCGGCGAGCTGCGCGACGCCGGGGTGGTCGTCGCCGCGGCGCTGCGCCCGCAGAAGGTCCGCGCGCTGAGCCAGCACGTGCTGGCGGCCGGTGTCGACCTGCTGGTCATCCACGGCACCGCGGTCTCCGCCGAACACCAGTCCCGGCGCAGCGAGCCCCTCAACCTCAAGCGGTTCATCGGCGAGCTGGACGTTCCCGTGCTGGTCGGGGGGTGCGCGTCGTTCTCGACCGCGCTGCACCTGATGCGGACCGGCGCCGCCGGGGTCATCGTCGGCGTCGGTTCGGGCCTGGGCGACCGGACCCATGACGTGCTCGGGGTGGGGGTCCCGCTCGCCACCGCCATCGCGGACGCCGCCGGAGCCCGGATGCGCTACCTCGACGAGTCGGGTGGCCGCTACGTCCACGTCGTCGCGCACGGCGACCTGCAGACCGGCGGTGACCTCGCAAAGGCGATCGCCTGTGGCGCCGACGCGGTCATGGTGGACGCGGCGCTGGCGGCGGCAGAGGACGCGCCGGGCCAGGGCGGGATGTGGCCGATGGACGTGCTGCACTCCGACCTGCCGCGTGGACGGTGGGCGCCGGCCCCCCCGACGGGCACCCTGGCGCAGATCGTCACAGGGCCCGGCGCGGCCACCGGAACGGGCCTGCTCAACCTCGCCGGCGGTCTGCGGACCGCCATGGCGACGACCGGGTACGCGACCCTCAAGGAGTTCCAGAAGGCCGAGATCATGGTGACCGCCGGCTCCTGA
- a CDS encoding ABC transporter substrate-binding protein, giving the protein MLRSDRGMGGWRRSAAGNEKDVAGGVGGGVPAAVGTGRPAVDRRSLLRWAGTAAVAAPAAGLLAACGGSSSSDGPRKVRLGYVTSRTGTLSSYSVVDSYVVQTMRSLLADGVKVGGRSYPVEIFVRDAESDRHRAGIAATDLIFKDKVDIVLVGGTSDTAIPVADQCEINQVPCISTSAPWQSWWNGRGGNVDMPFHWTYHFYWGMEDVVATYVAMWRQLGITKVGLMYPADDDGQAFANPDFGIPTIRNFDFQLTSPATSGYQVGAPSFDSYLSAFKAAGVQAVVGIAQAADFATFRRQTRTADFTPKALTVSKALNFQEDVRALGSNGDGLTTEVAWSPAHPYRSSLNNKTSQDLASDFASARGRGWTQSLGFSYALFEVAVKALGGAASLDREAIAAAVKEVDAQTIVGPVAFGSQSNVPKNVARTALVGGQWDQVDNDFALKVVNNSGNSKVGVDTQLRPLPPPV; this is encoded by the coding sequence ATGCTCAGGTCTGACCGTGGTATGGGTGGCTGGCGGCGTTCCGCCGCCGGCAACGAGAAGGATGTGGCCGGCGGGGTGGGCGGCGGTGTCCCGGCGGCTGTCGGGACCGGTCGACCGGCCGTCGACCGGCGCAGTCTGCTCCGCTGGGCCGGGACCGCCGCGGTGGCCGCGCCGGCCGCCGGGTTGCTCGCCGCCTGCGGCGGGTCGTCGTCCTCCGATGGTCCGCGCAAGGTGCGTCTCGGGTACGTGACCTCCCGTACCGGGACGCTCAGCTCCTACAGCGTGGTCGATTCGTACGTCGTCCAGACGATGCGGTCACTGCTCGCCGACGGGGTCAAGGTGGGCGGTCGCAGCTACCCGGTGGAGATCTTCGTCCGCGACGCGGAGTCCGACCGGCACCGGGCCGGGATCGCCGCGACCGACCTGATCTTCAAGGACAAGGTCGACATCGTCCTGGTCGGCGGAACCTCGGACACGGCCATTCCGGTCGCCGATCAGTGTGAGATCAACCAGGTTCCGTGTATCTCGACGAGCGCCCCCTGGCAGTCCTGGTGGAACGGGCGCGGCGGTAACGTCGACATGCCCTTCCACTGGACCTACCACTTTTACTGGGGGATGGAGGACGTCGTCGCCACCTATGTGGCGATGTGGCGCCAGCTCGGGATCACCAAGGTGGGGTTGATGTATCCCGCGGACGATGACGGCCAGGCATTCGCCAACCCCGACTTCGGAATTCCCACCATCCGCAACTTTGATTTTCAGCTCACCTCGCCGGCGACCTCGGGCTACCAGGTGGGAGCGCCGTCGTTCGACTCCTACCTGAGCGCCTTCAAGGCCGCCGGCGTCCAGGCGGTCGTCGGCATCGCCCAGGCAGCGGACTTCGCCACCTTCCGGCGCCAGACCCGAACCGCGGACTTCACCCCGAAGGCGCTGACCGTGTCGAAGGCGCTGAACTTCCAGGAGGACGTCCGGGCGCTCGGGTCCAACGGCGACGGGCTGACCACCGAGGTCGCCTGGTCGCCCGCACACCCCTACCGCAGCTCGCTGAACAACAAGACCTCCCAGGACCTGGCCAGTGACTTCGCCAGCGCCCGCGGCCGCGGCTGGACGCAGTCGCTGGGCTTCTCCTACGCACTGTTCGAGGTGGCCGTGAAGGCGCTCGGCGGCGCCGCCTCGCTGGACCGGGAGGCGATCGCCGCGGCCGTCAAGGAGGTCGACGCCCAGACGATCGTCGGCCCGGTGGCGTTCGGATCCCAGTCGAACGTGCCGAAGAACGTGGCCCGAACCGCGCTGGTCGGCGGGCAGTGGGACCAGGTCGACAACGACTTCGCGCTCAAGGTCGTGAACAACAGCGGCAACAGCAAGGTCGGGGTGGACACGCAGTTGCGCCCGCTCCCGCCGCCGGTCTGA